From the genome of Malus sylvestris chromosome 6, drMalSylv7.2, whole genome shotgun sequence, one region includes:
- the LOC126626139 gene encoding oleosin H2-like — translation MAEAHYRWQQPQHQGYQTNIQFDNPKHQGYQTQYQYDQHQQQNGSSASNILAIATLVPVGGTLLFLSGLTLAGTIIGLAMTTPLFVIFSPVLVPAALVIFLSVTGILTSGVFGVTALSSFSWLVRYLSRSRLPQTMGQKVQETTGYLGQKMQETAGYLGQKVQETGDFVGHKMQETGGQVGHMTKEAGQTIQDRTQEGGRDQITKEGGRGKESGRGREGVNVTVKS, via the coding sequence ATGGCTGAGGCCCACTACCGCTGGCAGCAACCACAACACCAAGGGTACCAAACCAACATCCAGTTCGACAATCCAAAACACCAAGGTTACCAAACTCAGTACCAGTATGACCAACACCAACAACAAAACGGCTCCTCGGCTTCGAATATTCTGGCAATTGCCACCCTCGTTCCAGTAGGGGGCACTCTACTCTTCCTTTCAGGGCTCACTCTTGCCGGTACCATCATTGGTCTGGCGATGACTACTCCGCTTTTTGTTATATTCAGCCCGGTTTTGGTCCCAGCCGCTCTAGTCATATTCCTGTCTGTGACGGGGATATTGACTTCGGGGGTTTTTGGTGTCACGGCCCTCTCGTCTTTCTCTTGGCTGGTCCGTTACTTGAGCCGATCTCGGCTGCCCCAGACCATGGGCCAGAAAGTGCAGGAGACTACGGGGTATTTGGGCCAGAAGATGCAGGAGACGGCAGGATATTTGGGACAGAAGGTGCAGGAGACTGGAGACTTTGTGGGCCACAAAATGCAGGAGACTGGAGGTCAAGTGGGCCATATGACCAAAGAAGCGGGCCAGACTATCCAGGACAGGACCCAGGAAGGTGGTAGGGATCAAATAACCAAAGAAGGTGGCCGGGGCAAAGAAAGCGGCCGGGGCCGTGAAGGCGTTAATGTTACAGTCAAGAGTTGA
- the LOC126626140 gene encoding lysM domain receptor-like kinase 3 has translation MAPLNQKFHFFSILFTTFFYTNVLSDNTIGVYPFPCSTSHHTQTCNSSLYHISKGHQIEEIATFYSVNPSNIRPIVHDNQHPKDYLVSVPCTCKDIKGTQVYLYDTNYLVKEGDTVGNVASEFYSGQAVKIGEEEQQFTVEKMTTFHLVCGCVEKKSQEVVTYTVQDHDTLSDIENLLSAYESEIQKLNKNFTKSPNFIDVGWVLFVPMELNGLRAQQQGKRLSLAAIIGIVSAVGFLLVATFTIFLLIRYRKGKNTEEDVNPNGKKVSLKQQFFKRQMEETFENERPVIYTMEEIEQATNNFDDTRKIGQGGYGSVYFGLLGELEVAIKKMRSSRSKEFFAELKVLCKIHHNNVVELLGYASGSEHLCLVYEFVRNGSLNDHLHDPLLKGNQPLSWTARAQIALDTARGIEYIHDHTKTRYVHRDIKTSNILLDQGLRAKVADFGLARLVERSNEEDIIATRVVGTPGYIPPESVRELQMTSKTDVYAFGVVVAELITGQRAIFRDNRELKRMKSLISVIYAIFKEEDPEAALEAQIDGNMKGSCPMEEVYKMAKIAWECVSEDPVNRPEMKDIVQTLSQILMSSIEWEASLGGKSQVFSGLLMSGR, from the exons ATGGCTCCTTTAAACCAGAAGTTCCATTTTTTCTCAATTCTCTTCACCACTTTCTTCTACACCAATGTTCTCTCAGACAACACTATTGGAGTGTACCCTTTTCCTTGCTCTACTTCTCACCACACCCAGACCTGCAATTCCTCTCTATACCACATCTCAAAAGGCCACCAAATAGAAGAAATAGCCACTTTTTACTCAGTAAACCCATCCAACATCAGGCCAATTGTTCATGACAACCAACACCCAAAAGACTATCTTGTTTCTGTGCCTTGCACTTGTAAGGACATCAAGGGCACCCAAGTTTACCTCTATGATACAAATTACCTAGTTAAAGAAGGAGacactgttggaaatgtggCAAGTGAATTTTACAGTGGGCAGGCAGTGAAAATTGGGGAAGAGGAGCAGCAATTTACTGTGGAGAAAATGACTACTTTTCACCTTGTTTGTGGGTGTGTAGAGAAAAAATCACAGGAGGTTGTGACATACACAGTTCAAGATCATGACACTTTATCAGATATTGAAAATCTTCTATCTGCATATGAGAGTGAGATTcagaaattgaacaaaaacttCACGAAGTCCCCTAATTTTATAGATGTTGGATGGGTTTTGTTTGTGCCAATGGAGCTCAATGGACTTCGAGCCCAACAGCAAG GGAAGAGACTCAGTTTGGCTGCAATTATAGGGATAGTGTCAGCTGTTGGGTTTCTTTTGGTGGCCACATTCACCATATTTCTTCTCATAAGATATAGAAAAGGTAAGAACACAGAAGAAGATGTGAACCCAAATGGCAAAAAGGTTTCACTAAAGCAACAGTTTTTCAAAAGGCAAATGGAAG AAACTTTTGAGAATGAAAGGCCAGTTATATATACGATGGAGGAAATCGAGCAGGCTACGAATAACTTTGATGACACCAGGAAGATTGGACAGGGCGGATATGGCAGCGTTTATTTCGGTCTATTAGGAGAACTGGAGGTAGCAATTAAGAAGATGAGATCTAGCAGATCAAAGGAGTTCTTTGCTGAGCTCAAGGTTTTATGCAAGATCCATCATAACAATGtg GTGGAGCTGCTGGGATATGCTAGCGGAAGTGAGCATCTGTGTTTGGTATATGAGTTTGTTCGGAATGGATCCCTCAATGATCATCTTCATGATCCATTGCTGAAAGGAAACCAGCCTCTTTCTTGGACAGCAAGAGCACAAATAGCACTGGATACTGCACGTGGGATCGAGTACATTCATGATCACACCAAGACGCGCTATGTTCATCGTGACATAAAAACCAGCAACATTCTGCTTGATCAAGGACTCAGAGCAAAGGTAGCAGATTTTGGCCTAGCAAGGTTGGTAGAACGGTCTAACGAAGAAGATATCATAGCAACACGTGTGGTTGGAACGCCTGGTTACATTCCTCCTGA ATCTGTGCGTGAGCTACAAATGACATCAAAAACTGATGTTTATGCATTCGGGGTGGTGGTAGCAGAGCTCATAACTGGTCAACGTGCAATTTTTCGTGACAACAGAGAACTGAAAAGAATGAAGTCACTCATCTCAGTT ATATATGCAATTTTCAAAGAAGAAGATCCAGAAGCTGCTTTGGAAGCTCAAATAGATGGTAACATGAAGGGAAGTTGCCCTATGGAAGAAGTCTACAAG ATGGCGAAAATAGCATGGGAGTGTGTGAGTGAAGATCCAGTAAATAGACCGGAGATGAAAGACATTGTGCAAACACTCTCCCAAATATTGATGTCCTCCATAGAATGGGAAGCATCACTTGGAGGGAAGAGCCAGGTCTTCAGTGGCTTACTCATGAGTGGAAGATAA
- the LOC126626145 gene encoding AP-1 complex subunit mu-2-like, which produces MAGAASALFLLDIKGRVLIWRDYRGDVSAAQAERFFTKFIEKEGDPQSQDPVVYDNGVSYMFIQHNNIYLMIASRQNCNAASVLLFLHRVIDVFKHYFEELEEESLRDNFVVVYELLDEIMDFGFPQFTEAKILSEFIKTDAYRMEVTQRPPMAVTNAVSWRSEGIRYKKNEVFLDVVESVNILVNSIGQIIRSDVVGALKMRTYLSGMPECKLGLNDRVLLEAQGQTSKGKSIDLDDIKFHQCVRLSRFENDRTISFIPPDGAFDLMTYRLSTQVKPLIWVEAQVENHSRSRIEFTVKARSQYKDRSTATNVEIELPVPADATNPNVRTSIGSAAYAPERDALVWKIKSFPGNKEYMLRSEFTLPSITAEEAVPERRAPIRVKFEIPYFTVSGIQVRYLKIIEKSGYQALPWVRYITMAGEYELRLT; this is translated from the exons ATGGCCGGCGCCGCCTCGGCGCTTTTTCTGCTCGACATCAAAGGACGAGTTTTGATTTGGCGCGACTACCGTGGCGATGTCTCTGCTGCTCAGGCCGAACGCTTCTTCACCAAGTTCATCGAAAAAGAG ggcGATCCGCAATCCCAAGATCCAGTGGTGTACGACAATGGAGTCAGCTACATGTTCATACAACACAACAATATCTACTTGATGATTGCGTCGAGGCAGAACTGCAATGCCGCTAGCGTGCTGCTGTTTCTGCACCGCGTAATCGAT gtttttaaGCATTATTTTGAAGAGCTAGAAGAGGAATCGCTAAGAGACAACTTTGTCGTAGTG TACGAGTTACTTGATGAAATTATGGACTTTGGCTTCCCGCAATTCACTGAAGCGAAGATTCTTAGTGAATTTATCAAGACCGATGCTTACAGGATGGAGGTGACACAACGCCCTCCCATGGCCGTTACAAATGCAGTGTCTTGGCGCAGTGAAGGGATACGGTACAAGAAGAACGAA GTCTTTTTGGATGTGGTGGAAAGTGTCAACATACTTGTCAACAGCATCGGACAAATAATACGGTCAGATGTCGTTGGGGCCCTAAAGATGAGAACATATTTGAG TGGTATGCCCGAGTGTAAGCTTGGACTAAATGATAGAGTGCTGCTAGAAGCGCAAGGTCAAACATCGAAGGGAAAATCCATTGATCTGGATGACATTAAGTTCCATCA GTGTGTGCGTTTGTCTCGATTTGAGAATGACCGGACTATATCATTCATCCCCCCTGATGGAGCATTTGATCTGATGACATACAGACTCAGTACTCAG GTGAAGCCTCTTATCTGGGTGGAAGCACAAGTTGAAAATCATTCTAGAAGTCGTATTGAATTCACAGTAAAAGCAAGGAGCCAGTATAAGGATCGCAG CACGGCCACAAATGTCGAAATTGAGTTGCCTGTGCCCGCTGATGCTACAAACCCTAATGTCCGGACATCAATAGGATCTGCTGCATATGCTCCTGAAAGAGATGCTTTGGTCTGGAAAATTAAGTCTTTTCCTGGTAATAAG GAATACATGTTGAGATCGGAGTTTACACTTCCTAGTATAACCGCTGAAGAAGCGGTTCCCGAAAGAAGAGCTCCTATTCGAGTGAAGTTTGAGATACCGTATTTTACTGTCTCCGGAATTCAG GTCCGATACCTAAAAATCATTGAGAAAAGTGGGTACCAGGCTCTTCCATGGGTGAGATACATAACAATGGCTGGCGAATACGAACTGAGACTAACGTAA
- the LOC126626149 gene encoding uncharacterized protein LOC126626149, protein MSMSKSSKMLQFINYRMRVTIQDGRQLVGKFMAFDRHMNLVLGDCEEFRKLPPLKGKKTNEERDDRRTLGLVLLRGEEVVSMTVEGPPPQEESRAKAASAAALAGPGLARAAGRGIPTAPLAQAQPGLSGPVRGVGGPAPGMMQPQISRPPVPNLSAPPMSYPSAPVIRPPGQMPGYPGQPPMSRGPPPGVPPPQFSRPPGGGPPQQFPGPPQMQFGQRPMGPPPPGQMMRGPPPPPRPGMQAPPPRPGMPPPPGGAMHMFGPPRPGMPPPPNPQNQQQNQQQQ, encoded by the coding sequence ATGTCGATGTCGAAGAGCTCTAAGATGCTGCAATTCATCAACTACCGGATGCGAGTGACGATCCAAGACGGCAGGCAGCTCGTCGGCAAGTTCATGGCCTTCGATCGCCACATGAACCTCGTCCTCGGCGACTGCGAGGAGTTCCGCAAGTTGCCTCCACTGAAAGGAAAGAAGACCAACGAGGAGCGCGACGACCGCCGGACACTAGGCCTCGTCCTCCTCCGCGGCGAAGAGGTCGTCTCCATGACTGTCGAGGGCCCACCTCCTCAGGAAGAGTCTCGTGCAAAGGCAGCCAGCGCCGCTGCTTTGGCTGGTCCCGGTTTGGCCCGCGCcgccggacgaggtatccccaCTGCTCCGCTGGCCCAGGCCCAGCCTGGTCTCTCTGGCCCGGTTCGCGGCGTTGGTGGACCGGCCCCTGGCATGATGCAACCCCAGATTTCACGCCCGCCAGTTCCGAACCTCTCCGCGCCTCCTATGTCCTACCCGTCTGCTCCGGTGATTCGTCCACCTGGACAGATGCCTGGATATCCCGGGCAACCTCCGATGAGTCGTGGTCCACCGCCTGGTGTTCCACCTCCGCAGTTTTCTAGGCCTCCTGGTGGGGGTCCACCTCAGCAATTCCCTGGCCCGCCCCAGATGCAGTTTGGGCAGAGGCCGATGGGTCCCCCGCCGCCTGGGCAGATGATGAGGGGTCCACCGCCTCCACCTCGCCCTGGAATGCAAGCTCCCCCGCCCCGTCCTGGAATGCCTCCTCCTCCTGGCGGTGCAATGCATATGTTTGGACCGCCTCGTCCTGGAATGCCGCCTCCACCCAACCCTCAGAACCAGCAGCAAAATCAGCAGCAACAGTGA